The DNA window GTGACTGAGACGGACCCGATGGAACTGCAGCCGCTGCACGAGACCATCGACACCGACGCACTCGACGCGTTCATGTCCGGACGGCCGGCCGACAGTGACGCGATAGCGGTCACACTCCAGCTAGCGGGGTATACGGTCACGGTCTACGGCGACGGCGAAGTCGCCGTGTCACCGTCGCCAACCCAGCGGGCCGAGGCCTGGACTGGGGCGGGTAGTCAGCTATGACCGACGGGGACTCATCGGTCTCCTCGGAGCGCGAACTCCACACCAGACTGCAGGCGCTCTTGCACCGGGCCCACACCAGCGGTATCGACGTCGAAGGCGCGTGGGAGTGTCGAAACGGTGCCGAGCATCCCGACTGGGACGTCGTCGTCACTGAAATGGAAAAGAAAACCGGGTGACTGTCGGCGTCGGGCCGTGCCGACACCACACCGGTAGTCAGGGCGACTCCGAGCACACCGTCAGCAGTCGCCGCGCTGTTTCAACCACTCGTCCAGCAGGTCCCGGACCGCGGCATCGCGGTTGTCCCGGTGGTCCGCGAAGGCCTTGTCGTCGACCGCTTCCAGCAGCGCCTCGTCCAGCTCGACGTCGACTTCTTCGAGGTTGAGGAACGCTTCGTCCATGGGTTTTGAGCGGTGCCGACCGGATAAATACCCTCGTCAGACGGCCGTCCCCCGCGCGTGTGACACCCCGCGGCTCGCTGTCGAAAGCCACACCTCGACGGCCACCCATCCACCAGCATGGAGCGTACGCACCTCGACTTCGACCGCTACTTCGAGGTCGTCATGGGGACCGACGAGGCACAGGCCGCCGAGATGACCGTCGAACCCGGCCGCAGCGTCGGCGGCCCCGACAACTACCACCCTGACAGCGACCAGTGGCTGTTCGTCGTCTCGGGGACGGGCGTCGCCACGGTCGACGGCGACGAGCAGCGCATCGAGGCCGGCGACCTGCTCCGTATCGAGGCCGGCGAGCGCCACGGTATCGCAAACGACGGCGAGGAACCGCTGGAGACGGTGAATTTCTACACGCCGCCCCGATAGCACTCGTCTGTCGCGTCGCTTCGAGGGTCTTCGCTGCGGTCGGTGTCTCGCTACTGTTCGACGGCTCGCGGTGCTCACCGCATCGCTTCGAGGGTCCGAACGGAGTGAGGACCCTCGCTACTGCTCCACGGCTCCCGATGGTCGCCGTTCCGCTTCGAGACACCTCCCTGCGGTCGGTGTCTCGCTATGCCACCCCAGCCTGTTCGTCCATCGGGTCGCGGATGTCGCCGACGACGGCCTCCAGCGCGTCGGTGACGGTGAGCAGGCCCAGCACCTCGCCGTCTTCTAACACAACGGCCAGCTCCTGACTCTCAGCCTGGAAGCGGTCGATGGCGTCGCTGACACTCGTGTCGGCCGATATCGTCATCGGCGGCGCGGCGACGGCTTCGAGCTCGACGCCCGCGAGCAGGTCGTCGTCGCCGGACTGTGCGTTCGCCGCCCGGAGCAGTTCGGGGACGTAGACGATGCCCAGCAGGTCGTCGCTGTTCTCGCCGATTAGCGGATACCGGGTGTGGGGCGTCTCGGCGACCTTGTGGGCGTTCTCGGCGTCGCCGTCGGTCGTCGAGAGCGCGACGACGTCCGCGGCTGGGACCATCACGTCCCGGACCTGCTGGTCGCCGGCGTGCAGCGCCGCCAGCACTTCCTCGCGCCGTTCCTCGGAGAGGTCGCCCTCCTCCAGCGTCGCATGGAGCTTGTTTCGGAGGTCTCCGCGGCTCTCGATGACGTCCTCCTCGGTCTCGAGCCACGCGCCGGACATCTCGACGCCGAAGAGGCCCAGCGTCCACTTCGCGACGCTGTCGCCGACGGAGATGAGCGGCGAGATGAGCTTGGCGAACCAGTACAGCGGTGTCGCGCCGTACCGACAGACGAAGCGGGAGCGCTCCACTCCGAGGTAGGTCGGCGTCTGTTCGCCGTGGGTGAGGTGGACGAGGTTGATGATGGCGAAGGCGATGGCGGCCCCCAGCCCGATGCCGGCCAGTCGCGACCCGGCGAAGGTCGGCTCGAACAGCGCGGCCAGAGCTGGCTCGGCGACGATACCGACGGCGATGGAGGAAGCCGTGATACCGACCTGACAGCTCGTCAGGTAGATCTCGAGGTCGTCCGTCATCTCCCAGGCCCGTTCCAGTGCCGGGTTCCCGTCCCCCACGAACTCCGACTCGGTGAACTGCCGTGCCCGGGTCAGCGCGAACTCGATAGCGACGAAAAAGCCGTTGGCGAGGATGAGCGCGACCCCGGCGAGCAGCCGCAGCGCTATCTCGACCGGTTGCATAGGCTGGCCGGGCGTTCCGCGTCGTCACCTGAAAACCTGATGGTTCGGCTACTCGAAGTCGTACTCGACGCCGGTCAGCTCCTCGGAGACGGTCCAGAGCTGCTCGGCGTCGGCCTCGTTCTTCGAGGCGGCGTTCGATTCCTGGAACTCCGGTGACCCGCGCATTCGCATGAACCCGCTGGGACCGACGTACTCACCGCCCGTGACCGCGTCGCTGGTCGCGGCGTACAGCATCGGCAAGGCCCCACGCTCGGCCGACTGGCCGAACAGCTTGTTGGCGACTTTCATCACGTTCAGCCGCACGTTAGACTCCATCTCCCGGGGCCCCCGGAACTGCAGGTCCGTGGCGGCATAGCCCGGATGGCAGGCGACACTTTTCAGGTCGGCCCCGCTCTCGGCCAGTCGACGCTGGAGTTCGTAGGCAAAGAGGAGGTTCGCCAGCTTCGAGCGGCCGTAGGCCGACCACTTGCCGTACTCGCGTTCCGATTGTAGATCCGAGAAGTCCATCTCGCCGGCGGTGTGGGCCTGTGAGGACTGCGTGACGACGCGGCTCTCACCTTCGCTCGCGCGGAGTTCGGGCAACAGGTGACCAGTCAGCGCGAAGTGGCCCAGGTGGTTCACCCCGAGTTGCTTCTCGAAGCCGTCGGCCGTCTCCTGACGGGGGATGGCCATCACGCCGGCGTTGTTACAGAGCACGTCGATGCCGTCGGCCTCCTCGCGGAGCCCCTCGGCGAAGGTCGCGACGCTGTCGAGGTCCGCCAGGTCACAGACCCGAACCTCCAGATTCCCGCCCCGTATCTCGCGGCGGATATCCGTCGCGGCCTCCTCGCCACGCTCCTCGCTCCGGCAGGCCATCACCACGGTCGCGTCGGCGTCGGCGAAGGCCTTGGTCGCCTCGTAGCCGAGCCCGCTGTTGGCGCCGGTGACGACCACCGTCTCCCCCTCCATCGGCGACATCTCTTCGACTATCCAGCGTGACATACGCCGATTTTGGCACCCCACCCACAGAAATCCTCGCAATCTGTGGACCTTTTAGCGTCGGGGACCTACACTCCGGCGATGAGCGACGTCTCGGTCACCGTCTACACCCGCGAGAACTGTCACCTCTGTGCGGAAGCCATCGACACCATCGAACGGGTCGCCGACGAGGAAGGCGTCGCGGTCGAGATGGACCTGGTCGACGTGGACACGGACGAGCAACTCCGCGAGGAGTACGGCGAGCGGGTGCCCTACGTCCTGCTCGACGGCTCACCGGCGTTCAAATACCGGGTGGACGAGGCGCGACTGCGCCGGAAGCTGTCGGAGTGAGCAATTCCACGAGAGTGGGCCTCACTCGTCCGCAGCTGCGGTGTAGCTGTGGAAGGCTTCGATTGCTGTCGCGACGAGCGCACTGTCGAGAGTTCCTTGCTGGCGGTCGAGGTCCCGATGCTTGAGCGTTGCCGTGTACCACGGCGAGATGTACGACTGCTTCTGGGACCCTCCCCGAACCCACGCATCTTCGGGGACAGTGATGCCCGACTCGTGCTGCTGTGTCGTCATCGCAAGTCCGATACACTCGGTGTGCGCAAACGGCTGTGTCCGGTCGCTGACGACTACCCACGGTCTGTAGGCGGGCCCCGATTTATGTGGTGCCGGACCCCACCAGACTTCGCCCTGTTCGTAGCTCATTACTCCGTCTCAGAATCTATCCCTGGCCCCCACTCGTCGGGGTCCTCGGGTCCGAATCGCTCGGTGACTGTCCGGGCGACGCCGAGCGAACTGAGCGTCGTCTCGACGTCCTCGACGTCACCGAGTGCCCAGTAGTCCCCTCGATGACGCACGAGCCCGCGCTCCTCCAGCCGGGAGAGCACTACGCCGACGCTCCCCCGGGCGACAGCCGTGGCCTCGTGAATCTCCTTTGGCGTATATGCCTGTCCGGGATGGGTAGCGAGAAACCCGAGAATCTCCTCGGCGTTCGTCGGCCCGCCAGCGCGGAGTTCTTCGACCGATTCCTCCTCGAAGCGGTCGATGTCGATGGGCATATCTGGAGATATGTAATCGAATGTAATAGCTGTAACGGCGCTCCCTACAGTCCCGACGCCCGCTCCTGTTTCCCCCGCTCGACGGCCTCATCCAGCGCCGCCGTCGCCGCCGCCGGGTCTTCGGCCCGCGTAATCGCCGTTATGACGGCCACGCCGTCGGCGCCGGCCGCGGCCACCGCGTCGGCGTTCTCGGCCGTGATGCCGCCGATACCGACCAGCGGGATGTCGACAGCGTCGGCGATTTCGGCCACCCGCTCGGGGCCGACGCCGTGCTCGTCTTCGGGGATATCGTCTTTCGACTGGGTGCGGTAGACGGTCCCGACGCCCAGATAGTCCGCACCGGCGTCCGCGGCCGCTTTCGCGGCCGCGACTGTCGACACCGACCGGCCGATGACAGCCTCGGCACCCAGCAGTTCCCGGGCGACCGGCACCGGCAGGTCGTCGTCACCCAGGTGGACGCCGTCGGCATCGAGGGCCTGGGCGAGGTCGACACGGTCGTTGACGACGAACGTGACGCCGGCCTCGCGACACAGGTCGCGAATCTCCCGGCCCATCTCGTAGCGCTCGCGGACGCTCTGGTCCTTCTCGCGTAACTGGACGACACCGACGCCCCCCTCGATGGCTCGCTCGACGATTTCGCGGGTGGACCGCCCCGCCGACAGCGACTCCCCGGTCACCAGATAGACGCTCCAGTCGGGCATGGCTGGCCCTGGGGACGCTGCCGGCCTGTCTCTTGTGTTTCCGGATAATCACCGACCGACGGTCTTCGAAATCGTGCGTCCCTCGCTGTCTCTCCCGTCCTCGTGCTCGTCGAAGACGTACATCGCTTCGATGGCACCCCCGAACAGGAAGCCGAGGAAATGTGAGAAATCGGCGATCCACCGTGGTCCGGCGAATATCATGACGAGGAGGAACCCGGTGGCCAGCGGCGTCAGCAGGCCAAAGACGATGATCTGCAGGGTCTCGAGCGACGAGTCCTGTAGCGCGTACCCGGTCGACCGAACGAGCACCGCGGCACCGACCCCGAAGACGACGCCGCTCATACCGACCGTCGGCCCCTGGATGAGGATGCCCGTCGCGGTCTTTCCGAAGCCGATTGTGACCACCAGCCAGAGGACGTGTCGGTTACTGGTGAGCCAGGTCATGAGGATGCCGAAGGGGAGCCACAGCCGCATGTTCCCGGCGTAGTGGCCCCAGTCCGCGTGAAAGAGCATGTTCACGGTGTAGTTGAACGGGTTCAGTAACCACGGGAGTCCCTCGAACTCGAAGACGTCGTGGAACCTGATTCCGCCGGCCGCGAGGGCGCCGCTCACCAGCGCGATTCCCAGCACTGTGACGGGGACGTATCCCACCACCCGTCTCGCCGACACGTCCATCCTACGCTTGTCGGTTTCGCGCCACGCTTGAATCTCTTTTCCCGCCCCGAATGCCGAAGATATTACTCCCGTCGTTCCGTCCCTCTCGACGTGCGAAACTTCCACAT is part of the Haloarcula salinisoli genome and encodes:
- a CDS encoding hemolysin family protein gives rise to the protein MQPVEIALRLLAGVALILANGFFVAIEFALTRARQFTESEFVGDGNPALERAWEMTDDLEIYLTSCQVGITASSIAVGIVAEPALAALFEPTFAGSRLAGIGLGAAIAFAIINLVHLTHGEQTPTYLGVERSRFVCRYGATPLYWFAKLISPLISVGDSVAKWTLGLFGVEMSGAWLETEEDVIESRGDLRNKLHATLEEGDLSEERREEVLAALHAGDQQVRDVMVPAADVVALSTTDGDAENAHKVAETPHTRYPLIGENSDDLLGIVYVPELLRAANAQSGDDDLLAGVELEAVAAPPMTISADTSVSDAIDRFQAESQELAVVLEDGEVLGLLTVTDALEAVVGDIRDPMDEQAGVA
- a CDS encoding cupin domain-containing protein translates to MERTHLDFDRYFEVVMGTDEAQAAEMTVEPGRSVGGPDNYHPDSDQWLFVVSGTGVATVDGDEQRIEAGDLLRIEAGERHGIANDGEEPLETVNFYTPPR
- a CDS encoding MarR family transcriptional regulator is translated as MPIDIDRFEEESVEELRAGGPTNAEEILGFLATHPGQAYTPKEIHEATAVARGSVGVVLSRLEERGLVRHRGDYWALGDVEDVETTLSSLGVARTVTERFGPEDPDEWGPGIDSETE
- the thiE gene encoding thiamine phosphate synthase encodes the protein MPDWSVYLVTGESLSAGRSTREIVERAIEGGVGVVQLREKDQSVRERYEMGREIRDLCREAGVTFVVNDRVDLAQALDADGVHLGDDDLPVPVARELLGAEAVIGRSVSTVAAAKAAADAGADYLGVGTVYRTQSKDDIPEDEHGVGPERVAEIADAVDIPLVGIGGITAENADAVAAAGADGVAVITAITRAEDPAAATAALDEAVERGKQERASGL
- a CDS encoding oxidoreductase, with protein sequence MSRWIVEEMSPMEGETVVVTGANSGLGYEATKAFADADATVVMACRSEERGEEAATDIRREIRGGNLEVRVCDLADLDSVATFAEGLREEADGIDVLCNNAGVMAIPRQETADGFEKQLGVNHLGHFALTGHLLPELRASEGESRVVTQSSQAHTAGEMDFSDLQSEREYGKWSAYGRSKLANLLFAYELQRRLAESGADLKSVACHPGYAATDLQFRGPREMESNVRLNVMKVANKLFGQSAERGALPMLYAATSDAVTGGEYVGPSGFMRMRGSPEFQESNAASKNEADAEQLWTVSEELTGVEYDFE
- a CDS encoding type II toxin-antitoxin system PemK/MazF family toxin; translated protein: MSYEQGEVWWGPAPHKSGPAYRPWVVVSDRTQPFAHTECIGLAMTTQQHESGITVPEDAWVRGGSQKQSYISPWYTATLKHRDLDRQQGTLDSALVATAIEAFHSYTAAADE
- a CDS encoding ribbon-helix-helix protein, CopG family — encoded protein: MDEAFLNLEEVDVELDEALLEAVDDKAFADHRDNRDAAVRDLLDEWLKQRGDC
- a CDS encoding glutaredoxin family protein translates to MSDVSVTVYTRENCHLCAEAIDTIERVADEEGVAVEMDLVDVDTDEQLREEYGERVPYVLLDGSPAFKYRVDEARLRRKLSE
- a CDS encoding rhomboid family intramembrane serine protease; translated protein: MDVSARRVVGYVPVTVLGIALVSGALAAGGIRFHDVFEFEGLPWLLNPFNYTVNMLFHADWGHYAGNMRLWLPFGILMTWLTSNRHVLWLVVTIGFGKTATGILIQGPTVGMSGVVFGVGAAVLVRSTGYALQDSSLETLQIIVFGLLTPLATGFLLVMIFAGPRWIADFSHFLGFLFGGAIEAMYVFDEHEDGRDSEGRTISKTVGR
- a CDS encoding HalOD1 output domain-containing protein, whose protein sequence is MVITLAGVELEPLESQTGAERHRFEYNRDMTTASMAVVAALSEVTETDPMELQPLHETIDTDALDAFMSGRPADSDAIAVTLQLAGYTVTVYGDGEVAVSPSPTQRAEAWTGAGSQL